From Anaerohalosphaera lusitana, one genomic window encodes:
- a CDS encoding anti-sigma factor family protein, whose translation MREFDPKIEEMLSGYIDGELSRREHAEVQRLIQNDPDAASYVARLRKQKLLLNSMPVSDAPATTYDDVRAALEREFILDDTAHTTGEKAGRRHLLVRRFATAAIILVMLGGLTAIIMDIVMPEGGSQPLISNDFSIPEPVAMRDEPSAVAMRSRAAAPEAKAMAVAPEASPFVVRLDLATGEPISVNNFVQQQVFNHDLLENTMPTREEGRTVYKITAGVDRLKGFVGELGQAWPKAVSTKLTLVDPAASETDIFVEDADFRQVMQVVSQDDPQKRVELARVFASGGGLEGSMIASAEADVQGDMPDPGRPELASGDGRQLAAEDDPDAEQAVLILTVLKAGEGQQR comes from the coding sequence ATGAGAGAATTCGATCCGAAAATTGAAGAAATGCTGAGCGGCTATATCGACGGCGAGCTTAGCCGTCGCGAGCACGCTGAGGTGCAGCGGTTGATCCAGAATGATCCGGATGCTGCAAGCTATGTGGCGCGGCTTCGCAAGCAGAAGCTGCTGCTCAATTCCATGCCGGTAAGTGATGCACCTGCAACTACTTATGATGACGTTCGGGCGGCGCTGGAGCGCGAGTTTATACTGGATGATACCGCGCATACTACGGGCGAGAAGGCTGGTCGGAGGCATTTGCTTGTAAGACGTTTTGCGACGGCGGCGATAATTCTCGTGATGCTTGGCGGGTTGACGGCGATCATCATGGATATAGTGATGCCCGAAGGGGGTTCGCAGCCTTTGATATCTAATGATTTCAGTATTCCTGAACCGGTAGCGATGCGGGATGAGCCGTCTGCGGTTGCAATGAGGAGCCGTGCGGCAGCACCTGAGGCGAAGGCGATGGCGGTTGCTCCGGAGGCGAGTCCGTTTGTCGTTAGGCTAGATCTGGCGACAGGAGAGCCGATCAGTGTGAATAATTTTGTCCAGCAGCAGGTTTTCAATCACGATCTGCTCGAAAATACCATGCCTACGCGGGAAGAGGGCAGGACGGTTTATAAGATTACTGCGGGGGTCGACAGGCTCAAGGGGTTTGTCGGTGAGCTTGGGCAGGCGTGGCCGAAGGCGGTTTCGACGAAGCTGACTTTAGTCGATCCTGCGGCCAGCGAGACGGATATTTTCGTTGAGGATGCGGATTTTCGGCAGGTTATGCAGGTTGTTTCGCAGGACGATCCGCAGAAGAGGGTCGAGCTGGCGCGTGTATTTGCGAGCGGCGGGGGTCTAGAGGGGTCGATGATCGCGAGTGCTGAGGCGGATGTGCAGGGGGATATGCCTGATCCGGGCAGGCCTGAGCTGGCGTCGGGCGACGGCAGGCAGTTGGCGGCGGAGGACGATCCGGATGCTGAGCAGGCGGTTTTGATCCTGACGGTGCTCAAGGCGGGTGAGGGGCAGCAGCGGTAA
- a CDS encoding exodeoxyribonuclease VII small subunit — translation MAKKGSKNDITKLTFEQSIENLREIVEHIERGEVPLQESIEQYEQGMELIKHCRTILAGAEKKIEKIAAEQQQENEEPAEEEIEEDFDDEDEEGLF, via the coding sequence ATGGCAAAAAAAGGCAGCAAAAACGACATAACTAAATTAACATTCGAACAGTCCATCGAAAACCTCCGCGAGATCGTCGAACACATCGAACGAGGCGAGGTCCCCCTCCAGGAAAGCATCGAACAGTACGAACAGGGCATGGAACTGATCAAACACTGCAGGACCATCCTCGCCGGCGCAGAGAAAAAGATCGAAAAGATCGCAGCCGAACAGCAGCAAGAAAATGAAGAACCCGCCGAAGAAGAAATAGAAGAAGACTTCGACGACGAGGACGAAGAAGGTTTATTTTAA
- a CDS encoding pyridoxine 5'-phosphate synthase gives MALLNVNIDHVATIRQARLTDEPDPAWAAMQCELAGANGITVHLRQDRRHINDRDVRVLKETVASKFNLEMCMADEMVKIAEDIVPDQVTLVPEKRRELTTEGGLDCVKTKEQLAKVTKRLQKKGILVSAFIAPEESQILAAADCGCEAVELHTGMYANAVKDKKVESTLNDLRDAYDIAVTSGLVVHAGHGLTYRNIEPVTAIQGLCEFNIGHSIVSRAVIVGMRQATEEMIKLLTR, from the coding sequence ATGGCATTACTGAATGTAAACATAGACCACGTAGCCACCATCCGGCAGGCACGTCTGACCGACGAGCCCGACCCGGCATGGGCCGCTATGCAGTGCGAACTCGCCGGCGCTAACGGCATCACAGTACACCTGCGCCAGGACCGCAGACACATTAACGACCGTGACGTCCGCGTACTGAAGGAAACCGTCGCCAGCAAATTCAACCTCGAAATGTGCATGGCCGACGAAATGGTCAAGATCGCCGAAGACATCGTCCCCGACCAGGTCACTCTCGTACCCGAAAAACGCCGCGAACTCACCACCGAAGGCGGCCTCGACTGCGTAAAAACAAAGGAACAGCTCGCAAAGGTCACCAAACGCCTGCAGAAAAAAGGCATCCTCGTAAGCGCCTTCATCGCACCCGAAGAATCACAGATACTCGCCGCTGCCGACTGCGGCTGCGAAGCAGTCGAACTGCACACAGGCATGTACGCGAACGCTGTCAAAGATAAAAAAGTCGAATCGACACTAAACGACCTCCGCGATGCATACGACATCGCCGTAACCAGCGGCCTCGTCGTCCACGCGGGTCACGGCCTGACATACCGAAATATCGAACCCGTCACCGCCATACAGGGCCTCTGCGAGTTCAACATCGGCCACAGCATCGTCTCGCGAGCTGTGATCGTCGGCATGCGTCAGGCCACAGAAGAAATGATAAAGTTATTAACCAGATGA
- a CDS encoding SDR family oxidoreductase: MNVENTTAIITGATGTIGGAIALELARMGCDCVLHYNTRRELAEELAETVRGMGVSAVCVQADLTEAEQIRKLFIRATDAGPARVLVNSAAVFVRQPLRDVTAEGTRRVLDMNLTAAIIASQEFVRSVDTHFTRHVDMEAHPLPIAKIVNLVDVGGERPWANYTTYCASKAGLIAATKSMAKELAPAISVNAIAPGMVNFPRSFSEEERERQLKMIPAGRIGKPSEVAGAVKFLLENDYVTGQVINVDGGRCI, from the coding sequence ATGAATGTTGAGAACACTACTGCGATAATTACGGGAGCGACGGGGACGATCGGGGGTGCGATCGCGCTGGAGCTGGCGAGGATGGGGTGTGACTGCGTATTGCACTACAATACGCGGAGGGAGCTTGCGGAGGAGCTTGCGGAGACGGTGCGGGGTATGGGTGTCTCGGCGGTTTGCGTGCAGGCGGATCTGACGGAGGCGGAGCAGATACGCAAGCTGTTCATCCGGGCGACAGATGCGGGGCCGGCGAGGGTGCTGGTTAATTCGGCGGCGGTTTTCGTGAGGCAGCCTTTGAGAGATGTGACGGCGGAGGGGACGAGGCGTGTTCTGGATATGAACCTGACGGCGGCGATTATTGCATCGCAGGAGTTTGTGCGGTCGGTGGATACGCATTTTACGAGGCATGTGGATATGGAGGCTCATCCGCTGCCGATCGCGAAGATCGTGAACCTGGTGGATGTGGGGGGAGAGCGGCCGTGGGCGAACTATACGACGTATTGTGCGTCGAAGGCGGGGCTGATAGCGGCGACGAAGTCGATGGCGAAGGAGCTGGCGCCGGCGATAAGCGTGAATGCGATCGCGCCGGGGATGGTGAATTTTCCGCGGAGCTTTAGCGAGGAAGAAAGGGAAAGGCAGTTGAAGATGATACCGGCGGGGCGGATCGGCAAGCCTTCTGAGGTGGCGGGGGCGGTGAAGTTCCTGCTGGAGAACGACTATGTGACGGGACAGGTGATCAATGTGGACGGGGGAAGGTGTATATAG
- a CDS encoding cupin domain-containing protein, producing the protein MDRKVTVIDLEKSAEYQPLLNGDPQTHGMRSGRVYLQPGEACGEHSTNAHEELLVFLGGEGTALIGPDAQPHEVAQGKVTYIPPHTTHNIKNTGTEPLVYIYCVAPVEEKGAA; encoded by the coding sequence GTGGACAGAAAAGTTACAGTGATTGATCTGGAGAAATCAGCCGAGTATCAGCCTTTGCTCAATGGTGATCCGCAGACGCATGGTATGCGTTCCGGTCGGGTTTATCTGCAACCCGGTGAGGCGTGCGGAGAGCATTCCACGAATGCACATGAGGAGCTTCTGGTCTTTCTTGGCGGTGAGGGGACGGCTTTGATAGGTCCCGACGCTCAGCCGCATGAGGTCGCCCAAGGGAAAGTGACCTATATTCCGCCTCATACTACGCATAACATCAAGAATACAGGGACGGAGCCGCTCGTTTATATCTATTGTGTGGCCCCGGTTGAGGAAAAGGGTGCGGCATAG
- a CDS encoding type II secretion system protein, with translation MDRITGQSAKARPKAFTLVELLVVIAVLAMLLAVLMPTLAAAKKRAKVTAVNAELKQIALALETYAHNNAGRFPPTYVSCMIQSHFYQLPRELTEGQYLPAKRKKHGPMSSAFEDRCNPDHTYKYIAPGDLVQNGDSVRRNGSWLYVPDGFPHNEKETGEYYNKPRESPVKYVVYSVGPNYDPEDEEVQNLRFPIPRKTWYDPSADKGAIVRIRLDNMKYTGSFE, from the coding sequence ATGGACCGAATAACCGGACAATCTGCAAAGGCTCGGCCAAAGGCTTTCACTCTCGTGGAGCTGCTCGTGGTCATTGCCGTCCTCGCGATGCTCCTGGCGGTTCTCATGCCCACCCTCGCTGCCGCGAAGAAAAGGGCGAAAGTGACCGCTGTAAACGCCGAGCTCAAGCAGATCGCCCTCGCACTAGAAACTTACGCACACAATAACGCAGGCAGGTTTCCGCCCACATACGTCTCCTGCATGATACAGTCACACTTCTACCAACTGCCCCGCGAGCTCACCGAAGGCCAATACCTGCCCGCAAAACGCAAAAAGCACGGCCCGATGTCCTCCGCTTTCGAGGACCGCTGCAACCCCGACCACACATACAAATACATCGCGCCCGGCGACCTCGTCCAGAACGGAGACTCAGTCAGACGCAACGGAAGCTGGCTATACGTACCCGACGGCTTCCCGCACAACGAAAAAGAAACAGGCGAATACTACAACAAACCCAGAGAAAGCCCCGTAAAATACGTCGTCTACAGCGTAGGACCAAACTACGACCCCGAAGACGAAGAAGTCCAAAACCTCCGTTTCCCAATACCACGCAAAACATGGTACGACCCATCGGCCGACAAAGGCGCGATCGTGCGAATAAGACTTGATAACATGAAATATACAGGGTCATTCGAATGA
- a CDS encoding RNA polymerase sigma factor, with product MNKTDKDTITIDDLTLVRKCKAGDTVAMKHLILRYQDRIYNLTHKICQNPEDAAELTQETFVKVIQSIRKFKENSSFYTWLFRIAVNLTINHCRRKFRISTRSLDAFSEGDEGKARQLKHYLADSSAADPALVAQDRESVEILNASIAQLDEKQRTILVLRDIEGMPYAKIADTLEVEIGTVKSRISRARKSLREILDSVIK from the coding sequence GTGAATAAAACCGATAAAGATACGATCACAATAGATGACCTTACGCTTGTGCGCAAGTGCAAGGCGGGGGATACGGTGGCGATGAAGCATCTGATACTTCGCTACCAGGACCGCATTTACAATCTGACCCATAAAATTTGTCAAAATCCTGAAGATGCGGCGGAACTTACGCAGGAAACCTTTGTCAAAGTTATACAGAGCATAAGAAAGTTCAAAGAGAACAGCAGCTTTTATACATGGCTCTTTCGTATAGCGGTAAATCTGACCATTAACCACTGCAGGCGCAAGTTTCGCATCAGTACGCGTTCGCTGGATGCTTTTTCCGAAGGTGACGAGGGCAAGGCGAGGCAGTTGAAGCACTACCTGGCGGACAGCAGTGCTGCGGACCCGGCGTTGGTAGCCCAGGACAGGGAGTCGGTCGAGATACTGAATGCTTCGATCGCACAGCTTGACGAGAAGCAGCGGACAATACTGGTTTTGCGTGATATTGAGGGTATGCCTTACGCGAAAATTGCCGATACTCTGGAAGTAGAAATCGGGACTGTGAAAAGCCGAATAAGCCGTGCGAGAAAGAGTTTGCGAGAAATTCTGGATTCTGTGATCAAATGA
- a CDS encoding metal ABC transporter permease yields MDIFFLPVIIAGIMAGASIGLLGVYIVGIRMPFIGTCISHAAMVGAIYAALIDLNSTLGAVIASVTAAASLSLIKPYRTRLDSNVGLSAVFSLMLGLTFLGVGLEQGSRNEMLSLLWGNVLFSDWTTVTITSAATALLLIFALAFNKELKALLFSRSIAAASGIHEQFVYFLLLCITGITLAVNIKAVGGLLIFSLISNPAGAAYQLFTGFRAIILASITAGVLSTLVGFTLSYTLDLPTGACIVLTSTSLLGLALLLRKILKLRD; encoded by the coding sequence ATGGACATTTTCTTTCTACCGGTAATAATAGCGGGAATCATGGCAGGAGCAAGCATAGGCCTGCTCGGTGTCTATATCGTCGGCATACGCATGCCCTTCATCGGAACATGCATCTCACACGCCGCCATGGTCGGAGCCATCTACGCTGCACTTATCGACCTGAATTCCACCCTCGGAGCCGTCATCGCATCCGTCACAGCCGCCGCGAGCCTCTCACTCATCAAACCATACCGCACCAGGCTCGACAGCAACGTAGGCCTCAGCGCGGTCTTCTCACTCATGCTCGGATTGACCTTCCTCGGAGTCGGCCTCGAACAAGGCAGCCGAAACGAAATGCTGAGCCTACTCTGGGGCAACGTCCTATTCTCCGACTGGACCACCGTAACGATCACCTCCGCCGCCACCGCCCTCCTGCTCATATTCGCCCTCGCGTTCAACAAGGAACTCAAGGCCCTTCTCTTCAGCAGATCAATCGCCGCCGCATCCGGCATACACGAACAATTTGTCTACTTCCTCCTGCTCTGCATCACCGGCATCACCCTCGCAGTAAACATAAAAGCCGTCGGAGGCCTGCTCATATTCAGCCTCATCAGCAACCCCGCAGGAGCTGCCTACCAGCTCTTCACCGGCTTCCGCGCCATCATCCTCGCCTCCATCACCGCAGGTGTCCTCAGCACTCTCGTCGGCTTCACCCTCTCTTACACACTCGACCTGCCCACAGGCGCATGCATCGTATTGACCAGCACCTCACTTCTTGGCCTTGCCCTGCTCCTGCGAAAAATCCTCAAACTCCGCGATTGA
- a CDS encoding hydrolase: MSDNFPIVYEREGPLMLGADDTCLVIVDVQEKLTAVMHERERLVRNLAILAEAAGLLRLPTVYCEQYPRALGRTVEELRGHLDAEEAVEKMAFSCMAEPEFVERLAATECRNVLLAGIEAHICVCQTAVDLLEKGYNVHLVTDAVSSRTAENRDIAIRRMESEGAVLSTTEMALFELLGTAEHEQFKRIAGLIK; encoded by the coding sequence ATGTCTGATAATTTTCCAATTGTGTATGAGAGGGAAGGGCCTTTGATGCTCGGTGCGGATGATACATGTCTGGTTATAGTCGATGTGCAGGAAAAGCTGACGGCGGTGATGCACGAGCGGGAGCGGCTGGTGCGGAATCTGGCGATCCTGGCGGAGGCGGCGGGTCTGCTGAGGCTGCCGACCGTTTATTGCGAGCAGTATCCGCGGGCGCTGGGGCGTACGGTTGAGGAGCTGCGCGGGCATCTGGACGCGGAGGAGGCGGTCGAGAAGATGGCGTTTTCGTGTATGGCTGAGCCGGAGTTTGTCGAGAGGCTGGCGGCGACGGAGTGCAGGAACGTGCTGCTGGCGGGGATCGAGGCGCATATTTGCGTGTGTCAGACGGCGGTTGATCTGCTTGAGAAGGGGTATAATGTGCACCTGGTGACGGATGCGGTTTCGTCGCGTACGGCGGAGAATCGGGACATTGCGATCAGGCGGATGGAGTCGGAAGGGGCGGTGTTGTCGACGACGGAGATGGCGCTGTTCGAGCTGCTGGGGACGGCCGAGCATGAGCAGTTCAAGAGGATCGCGGGGCTGATTAAGTAG
- a CDS encoding metal ABC transporter substrate-binding protein, with product MTSIPSKCLLSLLLLTAFIGCTSKEPANPAAEIAVTSTYLQSAILDIYPDANILCIASPGMCPGHFDLKPSQINQLRTSKALLLFDFQKSLLDQLKRVEADGLQCLTVTGRSGLCVPSTYLATCEEVAKQLTSIYPAHSNEFQKNLAMLRQRLAEFNPQTSPSFRPFTDTPVVCSQHQADFARWLGLRVVAEFHPSDAVTPPQIERCIQKARTQNAKLIIANQQEGTDLALSMAKRLNIQVAVFSNFPRISDPQNNFETLVRNNVKNLKKALNPEIPDHASP from the coding sequence ATGACAAGTATCCCATCAAAATGCCTGCTCTCGCTGCTCCTGCTCACCGCTTTCATCGGATGCACCAGTAAAGAACCCGCGAATCCAGCCGCCGAGATCGCGGTCACAAGCACCTATCTGCAAAGCGCCATACTGGACATATATCCCGATGCGAACATACTCTGCATCGCCTCACCCGGCATGTGCCCAGGCCACTTCGACCTCAAGCCCAGCCAGATAAACCAGCTTAGAACAAGTAAGGCCCTCCTGCTTTTCGACTTCCAGAAAAGCCTCCTCGATCAGCTCAAAAGAGTCGAAGCCGACGGCCTTCAGTGCCTCACAGTAACCGGCCGATCCGGCCTCTGCGTCCCATCCACCTACCTCGCAACCTGCGAAGAAGTCGCAAAACAACTGACCTCGATCTACCCGGCTCACAGTAATGAGTTCCAAAAAAATCTCGCGATGCTCAGGCAAAGATTAGCCGAATTCAACCCGCAAACCTCACCTTCTTTCAGGCCCTTCACAGACACTCCCGTCGTTTGCTCACAGCACCAGGCTGATTTCGCCCGCTGGCTAGGCCTCCGCGTCGTCGCCGAGTTCCACCCCAGCGACGCGGTCACACCACCGCAGATCGAACGCTGCATCCAAAAAGCCCGCACCCAAAACGCAAAGCTCATCATCGCAAATCAGCAGGAAGGGACAGACCTCGCCCTGTCCATGGCGAAAAGACTGAACATCCAGGTCGCCGTCTTCAGCAATTTTCCACGAATATCCGATCCGCAAAACAACTTTGAAACCCTCGTTCGCAACAACGTAAAAAACCTCAAAAAAGCTCTAAACCCAGAAATACCTGACCATGCAAGCCCCTGA
- the dapA gene encoding 4-hydroxy-tetrahydrodipicolinate synthase, with the protein MFKGSYVAIITPFKNGEVDYETLEKLVNWQIEQGINGLVPVGTTGESPTLNNDEHKKVIETVVKAANGRVPVIAGAGSNSTAEAVEMTEFAKKVGADATLQVGPYYNKPEQEGFYQHFKTIAEAVDLPVILYNIPGRCGAGMTPETIARLADVKNVVAVKEATGSLDQASEIALRCDITILSGDDSLTLPLASVGGQGVISVIANIIPADVRKMTDLILEGKLTEAREWHKKLFGLGKTMLTMATNPIPVKTACSMLGMCTPEMRLPMTPLEEDKKQALKKALQDYGLDVK; encoded by the coding sequence ATGTTTAAAGGAAGTTACGTCGCCATCATAACCCCGTTCAAGAACGGTGAGGTTGATTACGAAACACTCGAAAAACTCGTCAACTGGCAGATCGAACAAGGCATCAACGGCCTCGTCCCCGTCGGTACCACCGGCGAATCGCCCACGCTCAACAACGACGAGCACAAAAAAGTTATCGAAACCGTCGTCAAGGCCGCCAACGGCAGAGTTCCCGTCATCGCGGGCGCAGGCTCCAACAGCACCGCCGAAGCAGTCGAAATGACCGAATTCGCAAAAAAGGTCGGCGCCGATGCAACCCTCCAGGTCGGCCCATACTACAACAAACCCGAGCAGGAAGGCTTCTACCAGCACTTCAAGACCATCGCCGAAGCTGTCGATCTGCCCGTCATACTCTACAACATCCCAGGCCGTTGCGGTGCGGGCATGACCCCCGAAACCATCGCTAGGCTCGCCGACGTCAAAAACGTCGTGGCAGTCAAAGAAGCGACAGGCAGCCTCGACCAGGCCAGTGAGATCGCCCTGCGTTGCGACATCACCATCCTCTCCGGCGACGACTCGCTCACCCTGCCCCTTGCAAGCGTAGGCGGCCAGGGCGTCATCAGCGTCATTGCAAACATCATCCCCGCAGACGTCAGAAAAATGACGGACCTCATCCTCGAAGGCAAGCTCACCGAAGCACGCGAATGGCACAAAAAACTGTTCGGCCTGGGCAAGACCATGCTCACCATGGCAACAAACCCCATCCCGGTAAAGACCGCCTGCTCGATGCTCGGCATGTGCACTCCCGAAATGAGACTGCCTATGACACCCCTCGAAGAGGACAAAAAGCAGGCCCTCAAAAAGGCCCTTCAGGATTACGGCCTCGACGTGAAATAG
- a CDS encoding bifunctional 3,4-dihydroxy-2-butanone-4-phosphate synthase/GTP cyclohydrolase II, which translates to MVEFSEIPEVLEDLKQGKMVVLVDDEDRENEGDLVAPGQFTTPETVNFMAKYARGLICLALTEEKCDELGLHAQAPNNTARLGTAFTVSIDARDGITTGISAADRAKTIRDAVAEDAKSADLARPGHIFPLRARDGGVLVRGGQTEGSVDLMKLAGLNPSGVICEIMNDDGTMARVPELMKFCEEHDLKITSVAKIIEYRLQRESHIKRIQTVSLPTDYGQFKLIGYQSPNSTEPHLALCKGGIGDLDEEGNVIQHDEPVLIRVHSECMTGDLFHSQRCECGFQLVRAMQMIEKEGIGALVYLRQEGRGIGLANKLHAYKLQEEGYDTVEANLKLGFLADKRDYGLGAQILRDLGISNVRILTNNPKKVSRLEVYGIKVAEQMPLLAKPGKHNVEYLRTKKRIFGHLLDEDI; encoded by the coding sequence ATGGTAGAATTCAGCGAAATACCCGAGGTACTTGAAGACCTCAAACAGGGCAAGATGGTGGTTCTTGTCGATGATGAGGACCGTGAAAACGAGGGCGATCTGGTGGCGCCGGGGCAGTTTACGACGCCGGAGACGGTCAATTTCATGGCGAAATATGCTCGCGGTCTGATATGTCTTGCGCTTACGGAGGAAAAGTGCGACGAGCTCGGTCTGCATGCGCAGGCTCCGAACAATACCGCCCGGCTGGGTACGGCTTTTACTGTGAGTATCGATGCGCGGGACGGTATAACTACGGGTATCAGTGCGGCGGATCGTGCTAAGACTATCCGGGATGCGGTAGCTGAGGATGCGAAATCGGCCGATCTGGCTCGGCCGGGGCATATTTTCCCGCTACGTGCGCGTGACGGGGGTGTGCTGGTTCGGGGCGGACAGACCGAAGGGTCGGTCGATCTGATGAAGCTTGCGGGGCTGAATCCGTCGGGTGTGATCTGCGAGATCATGAATGATGACGGGACGATGGCGCGGGTGCCGGAGCTGATGAAGTTCTGTGAGGAGCACGATCTAAAGATAACATCTGTTGCGAAGATAATCGAATATCGGCTGCAGCGTGAGAGCCATATCAAACGGATACAGACGGTGAGCCTGCCGACCGATTACGGGCAGTTCAAGCTGATCGGGTATCAGAGCCCTAATTCGACCGAGCCGCATCTGGCGTTGTGCAAGGGCGGGATCGGTGATCTGGATGAGGAAGGCAATGTGATCCAGCACGATGAGCCGGTGCTTATCCGGGTGCATTCGGAGTGTATGACGGGCGATCTGTTCCATTCGCAGCGGTGTGAGTGCGGGTTCCAGCTCGTCAGGGCGATGCAGATGATAGAGAAGGAGGGGATCGGCGCGCTGGTGTATCTGCGGCAGGAGGGCAGGGGGATCGGGCTTGCGAACAAGCTGCATGCGTATAAGCTGCAGGAAGAGGGGTATGATACGGTCGAGGCGAATCTGAAGCTGGGTTTTTTGGCGGATAAGCGTGATTACGGGCTAGGGGCGCAGATATTGCGTGACCTGGGGATCAGCAACGTGCGGATATTGACGAACAATCCGAAGAAGGTCAGTCGGCTCGAGGTTTACGGGATAAAGGTGGCTGAGCAGATGCCGCTGCTGGCGAAGCCGGGCAAGCATAACGTGGAATATCTGCGGACGAAGAAGCGTATTTTCGGGCATTTGCTTGATGAGGATATTTAG
- a CDS encoding metal ABC transporter ATP-binding protein, which produces MQAPDKAKDCLTLKDISVTAGPKPILQIDSLHLHEREFTGVIGANGAGKSTLLKLCCGLVLPHQGSVKLCGREIASTPAWKRPRALKHIGYVPQSTEYNPDLPFTALEVVLMGITGTKPLTAPLTKNDREIARRWLDELGLDEYRNRTFRSLSGGEQQKTMIAAAMASDPKLLLLDEPGASLDFGWKEQLVAILEKLNDISHAATIFVSHEANLLPACCKRLVLLRSGRIAADGSTIDVLNSDHFRAVYGRNIKVTNLAGRWHAAANI; this is translated from the coding sequence ATGCAAGCCCCTGACAAAGCAAAAGACTGCCTTACCCTCAAGGACATATCCGTCACAGCCGGCCCAAAGCCCATCCTTCAGATAGACTCGTTACACCTGCATGAGCGAGAATTCACAGGCGTTATCGGTGCAAACGGCGCAGGCAAAAGCACCCTCCTCAAACTCTGCTGCGGCCTCGTCCTCCCGCATCAAGGCTCCGTAAAACTCTGCGGCAGAGAGATCGCCTCAACCCCAGCCTGGAAACGCCCCCGTGCACTCAAACACATAGGATACGTCCCGCAATCCACAGAATACAACCCCGACCTGCCATTCACCGCCCTAGAAGTCGTCCTCATGGGCATAACCGGCACAAAACCACTCACCGCACCACTCACTAAAAATGACCGCGAAATCGCCCGCCGCTGGCTCGACGAACTCGGACTCGACGAATATCGAAACAGAACCTTTCGCTCACTCTCAGGCGGAGAACAGCAGAAAACCATGATCGCTGCCGCCATGGCAAGCGACCCAAAACTCCTCCTGCTCGACGAACCCGGCGCAAGCCTGGACTTCGGCTGGAAAGAACAGCTCGTCGCGATCCTCGAAAAACTCAACGACATCTCACACGCCGCGACAATCTTCGTTTCACACGAAGCCAACCTCCTCCCAGCATGCTGCAAACGCCTCGTACTACTTCGCTCAGGCCGAATAGCAGCCGACGGAAGCACCATAGACGTCCTCAACAGCGACCATTTCCGCGCAGTCTACGGCCGAAATATAAAGGTCACAAACCTCGCCGGCAGATGGCACGCAGCCGCAAATATATAA